Below is a genomic region from Henckelia pumila isolate YLH828 chromosome 3, ASM3356847v2, whole genome shotgun sequence.
TAAGATCCAAAAAGAAACAGCAATACCACTTGAGGCCTGATCCTAAACATTAGCCACAACGCATGAGTTAGAGCGATTAAGGTTGTGCCGACTGAAGTTATGTATGACTGTCCAACCTCCCGACTTCGATAAATTTGCATAAAACAAGAAGTTCCAACCCCCTCGTCCTGTGCCCAATATGGCAAAAATGATTTCAGAAAGTTTGTGATTGATGAGATCATAAACAGTTGTAAGCAGACGAAGTACAAAGATGTATCAAAATTCCCCCAAAATTCGATCCCTTTACCAATAGAATTCTTATATTTCCACAGATAAAGGAATAATTGTGATTTGTGAATCCTTTCTCAAGTCTCTATCAAAAACAAAGGTCTCTTGAAAAAAACCACCAGTTGTAGCACAAAACAGTCACAAAGGATTTTTACAAGAAAATTTCATACTTCATGTTTGACAATCTGGACCATTCTCAGCGGAAAACAGTTCTTCCAGTATTAAACCCACACCAAACATTATCACCCCTTAATGAAGCATCATGTGGCAGGCTAAAGCCAACATATTACCTTGTCTAGCAAAGAATTCTCGAGTACGCTAGCCTTTTGAAGACTCATATTATCAGTGGCGGCAGCGATATAGTATCTTGGCTTAAACCTGTCCATCTGCAGAACAGCTAACAGGTGTATCATCTCCGCAGTGTGACCACCTACATTATGATCCAGTAAAAACCAAATTTTAAATGAAGGAATCAACAAATACTGATCACAGGAGCCTCAGAATCATAATTAAGGATAAAATTCTACTCATGCCATCATAGTAAGCCAATGATTCCACAAAGGAGAAACTTGCACACCTGAACCCAGAACTATCATGGTACTGAGAGGTCTGGGAGGACTACTGCTCCGGGGTTTGCTGGTCCAGTTTATAACATAACAAACCCGGATCATAATCAAGGTCACCAAACCAATTACGAGCAAAATCGCAACATTCAGGAATCCCAAGTCAACAAAGAGAGAGCTGACTCCATCCATTGCAAATAATATGCACTATTCCAGAATCCAGCCACTTCCTAACAATATAAATTGAATAAACAATATGCACATTTACAAGTGAAAATACCAATTCTTACCAACTTAAGAACATATACAAATCAAACATGCAATTGAAGGCAGAGGCAACCCCAGAAAATTCAGTGGCCAGTTTAGTGTATGAACTACCGGTAAAAATTGATATTCTTGGCTTTTATGAGAGCCCATATCCAAAAAAACTAGCCTTTAAGATGACCTCCAGCTTATTATTCATTTCATATTTTCTCGTGGAGCCAAACTCACCGAATCCGCCGCTATCCGTTCTAATCACAAGCATAgaatcaatcaaaatcagacgtGATAAAAAATACTGACCGATCTAGTCGAAATCGCCGGTGCAGAAGGAGAAATCTCGGCAGCCACGAACAAGACCCGAGCTCCGTTACGATCTATAAGCGGTCAATTGCCGGTTCGGCGGTTTGGTTGGTTCGATTTCAGGTATAGTTCAATTTTTCGGTTCTCGGTTTTATAATTCGAAAACTACACCATTTAATTTCGGTTCGATTCTTTTGCTGGTTTTAcgatttaattaataaaattaatttacatGTTGTAGAATAAATTATATGtaaaaatttgaatgattttttaaaatatttaaaaacatcaaatattttataattaaataaactaatcaTTTGAAATAAAACCATAAGGACATAATTAAATCaataaaatgattttaatttcgGCTCAATTGTTTGGTTGATTTTACGgtttaatcaataaaattaagtagcaaattaattaatttcttagagtaaattattttagaaatttgaatagttttaaaatattataaaatatcaaacatttgataattaaatgaaactaatcatttaaaattaataaaaccggactattacataatcaaatgtagtaaaattatttgaagaacatCAATTTAATATCTATCTATATTCTATACTGTTAATAGAACAAATAAATTTGTTAAGTAATCGATCTAAATGAATCAAGAACCTCACCCAAATAAACAGAAAACAACTTCGCTCAAATACCAGAGAATACACAATTGCTCTTCACaataatcaatcgaattcaATTGAATAACAAGCAAATCAATGCAAGAAATTAAACGATACAGATTTACGTGGTTTGACACAACTATGCCTACGTCATGGGAATGGTCACtaatattttacatatattaGTCTTACCGAATACGCAtaatgttatatataaatattatgttatgtgtttatataatataaatattttttttaagtatttgatttttgatgtctttttgtaatttgataatttgcggggttttttttaaaataaaaataaaaataagcataCCAAGAAACCACTAAAATGCTCTTgctttatatatagtatatttacatatatataatatgtaaagtaaaattgttttttcggttttaaatttaaaaacaaaaaatcaaaaataaaatcgatTGAAAAAACTGTTTAAATGGAACCAAATAAACAGTCCAATGAATAGCTGTGTCCTCCAGTATTAGAAAAGCatttatatttttgataaaaaataaagaaacaaTAAGAATAattagtaaataaataaaaatttgttttgaaaCATTTGAACATGCGTCCCTTTTTGCCACGTGTCAACTGGGAGCCGTTTTATCCAATCCGCAGTACACCGAGACACAAGCAATATTTACCCGATTGATGTTCCAAAAGCGGAAAATAGAAAGCCCCAAGCGAGAAGATATTAAGCACTTTTCTTCTCGCCAAACCTCCGCAGATGATTTGCTATAGCCTACGCTCACGGTCCACATAAGCTGTGATTGTGATTGCGATAATTAATGGCGGCGCCCCCGCCTTCGACGTGCTTTCTCGGCTGGGGTGTTACCGCAAGAGGAAGCTTTACCGGCACTCTACTTTATGCACGATCCTGCCCTTCGCCTTTTCGCTTCCCGCTCACTCCGTCCTGTAAAATGCGCCACCGTAATTTCAGGTTTTGATAAGTTTGCATCTCATCGAGATTTCTTCTAGTTTCATGTTTAGTTTCTTGATTCACTTTTTTCTTTCAGTTGTCGAGTTTTACAATAGGAGTTGGTTGATTATGGGTGAATGCCTCCTGTTTCTCGGGGCTTAATCGATGTTATTCTTAACTTATTGGGGGTggaaatcatttttttgtttcgtGATTCTTGCTTGTGTAAAATTACTTTGTTCGATAACCCTTTATATTTACGGGGAGTGGTGAATGTTCTTCCTTTCCCTTTCTAAGAATTTGTTGCTTCAAGATTCCTCAATTTGATAACACAGTTAACACTGCAATTTTTTCCTGGTGCAATATTACGTGGAAACGGTTTTTGCTGGTCTACTTCCTTCTTTTATTTATTCTCTGGAATTAGATACCTTGGTTCTGTTTTCAAGATTCATTCTTTCACATGTTGAGtttttcttttgaaaaaataagTATGTGCCTGTGgataaataaattgattttCCACCGTGCATATGCTTTACTTCATACCTGAATATTTGCAGCTTGCAAAATAAAAAACAGCATGCGAAGAAAATCAACATGGAGCGGCCTCCTGCAAATGTAAATTTCCGATCTAACAGTGATAATGACTCTGATTCAAATAACTCATCCAAGGATAGCACGTTGTTCTCAAATAACGAAACTGATTCCGAAGGCGGAATCATCATTCCAATAGAATCCAAACATTCGAAAGCAAAGGAGGACACCAGTCCCTCAAATAACGAAACTGGTTTGAAAGGTGGAATCACCATTGCTGTAGAATCCGAACATTCGAAAGAAAAGGAGGGCACCAATTCTTCTCCAATAAACGAGGATCTAATGGTTGATACTTTCTTATCAAATGACATAACACCCGCGGTATTCCCAGACAATATTTCTTTGGAATATAAAATCTATTTGTTTGTGAGAAGAGTAATACTGATGATTGATTTATTCTCATACAATTATATCGCAATGCTTGTCTGTTTATTTTGTGGTGGGCAATTTGGGTGTCCAATGGTCCTTTAAATAGTCAGGCTATCTACGTATGTTTTTGTGCCTCTGCAAATATATGAAGTTAAAATggcttcttttttttattttatttattttttatcaccTTACATGTGAATCATTGAGGTTTTGTCCTTGAGTCCCCGGAAACTTCAGCATAGGGTCTGCATTTTCTCAATCCATCAAAATCAATAAGATTCTCTTTGGTAGTCTTCATTTGGATTCATCATATTAATCTTACAGTTTGGCTGTTCAGAATTAGCACAATCATAGAATGGTATAAAGCTATCCAATCAAATTGCTGCTTTAAACATTGCATGTGTTTTGATTgctttatttttttgacaattaTAACCAAGGCTGCCATTGTCTAAAGTAGTTCTAGAAGGATTAAATCAATAAAAGCTCTCAAATTTTGTCCTGGAATTTTTTCGATGACTTTCGTGGAACTCTCATTAATAATCTAGGTTTCCATTCAATATAAAATACGATAAAAAGTACATGAAAGTATTGTATTTTATATGTTGGGCAGTCTACCAAATCAGATGGAGAGCAACTTTCAGGAATCCATCTTCAGGATTTGATTGGGATGATACGAAATGCGGAAAAGAGTAAGTGTTATCTTATCTTGAACCCGTTTCTTTTGTTCAGGCCTCTATTTATTTACTAATGATGAATAAATTTTTAAGAGGCCTACTCAAGTGACTTTCATTCCTGCTTGTTAAAAAAGTCGTAAAGAAGTTTCATGATATGTCAAAGCTCTATTTTGGATGGAAAGTGGAGATATGTGATGTGTTTGGCATCATTGATCTTTACCTAATTTGTATCCCTTGCTAATTGGATTAGATGTACATCTTCTCAACTTAGCTCGTATCCGTGCCCTTGATGACCTCGGGAAAATAATTGAAGAAAAGGAGGCATTGCAGACTGATATCAATGTATTGGAGATGAAACTGGCAGAAACTGATGGAAGGCTAAAAATGGCTGCACAAGAGAAGATACGCGTGGAACTCCTTGAAGACCAGTTGGAAAAGCTGCGAAGTGAATTGTCTAGCAGGGGTAGCAGCATGGAACATGTTCAGGATATGAATTCTGCAGTTTCTTCATCACAAATTGATGCTGTGAATTATTTTACCCAGGAATTGGAGCTATTAAGGGCAGAGAATATGTCCCTGAAGGATGAACTGGAGGTGCTGAAGGGAGATCTTGTTAATGTCAGGGAAACTGGTCACAGGATTCAAATGCTGGAGGAAGAACGGTTCTCTTTGGAATCTTCTTTAAAAGAGTTTGAGTTTAAACTTGCTGCTTCTCAAGAAGAtgtgtcaaatatttcaagttTGAAATCCGAATGCAAAAATTTATATGAGAAAGTAGATAGTCTGCAAGAATTATTAGATAACACAACAAAGCATACTGATGAAGCTTTTAAAGTGCTTCAGCAAAACCAAGAACTTCGCAAGAAGGTCGACCGGCTGGAGGAATCTCTCAGTGAGGCCAATTTATATAGATTGTCGGCTGAGAAAATGCAACAATATGGTGAACTCATGCAACAGAAGATAAAACTGTTGGACGAGCGCCTTCAAAGGTCTGATGCAGACATACATTCCTATGTTCAGTTATATCAAGATTCTATGAAGGAGTTCCAAGATACACTAAGTAATTTGAAAGAACAAATTAATAAAAGAGCAGAGGATGAACCTGTGCATGATAAACCTTCAGAATTTTGGAGTAATTTACTGCTGATGGTGGACGGGTGGTTTCTTGAGAAGAAAATTTTGGCTGATGAAGCTAGACTATTGAGAGAAATGATATGGAATAGGGAGCGGAAAATATGTGATGCATATTTGTCATCTAAAGAAATGAATGAAAGTGAAATCATCACAACGTTTCTAAGACTGGTGTCGTCAGCACCAGGGTATGCATTTAACACATTGCTTCTTTTAGCCATACATAACGCATACTATTTTTACTAATTGTGGCTATCAATATCCAGTGAACGGTTGCACATCATACATATAGCAGCTGAGTTGGCACCTGTAGCAAAGGTATGCCTCAACTTATTCCGCTTAGATGTAATTGATCAGGTGCTTCCCTGTTATCTTTGTAACATAAAAAACCTggccaaataatttttttaataaacatatatctgtatatatttgtgtttgagttatttttattatattcttGAAAACATTTAGCATTGTGCATGTGAATTTTTTTGGTGATGGGAGCCTTTAAATAAGATATATTGTTAGtattgagattttgatttgagtCATTTGattataagtttgatttgatttaataattaaatattatttaaaataaacaaattttattatgTTTGCAACCTTTATTAAATGTCATTGTTGCTGTTTTTTAAAGTATAGCTTGTATGGTCTCGCAGGAGCTCAAAACATTAAGGATGGGTTTTGAATAATTACTTGTTAATTAGGTTTCATAGATAGCCTTGTTTAGCATTCTGGAAATT
It encodes:
- the LOC140892444 gene encoding uncharacterized protein, whose protein sequence is MDGVSSLFVDLGFLNVAILLVIGLVTLIMIRVCYVINWTSKPRSSSPPRPLSTMIVLGSGGHTAEMIHLLAVLQMDRFKPRYYIAAATDNMSLQKASVLENSLLDKDEGVGTSCFMQIYRSREVGQSYITSVGTTLIALTHALWLMFRIRPQVILCNGPGTCIPLCIIAFLFKVFGIRWSSIFYVESIARVRRLSLSGLLLYKLRMADQLFVQWPQLKEKYPRSNYVGRLM
- the LOC140888081 gene encoding probable starch synthase 4, chloroplastic/amyloplastic, which produces MAAPPPSTCFLGWGVTARGSFTGTLLYARSCPSPFRFPLTPSCKMRHRNFSLQNKKQHAKKINMERPPANVNFRSNSDNDSDSNNSSKDSTLFSNNETDSEGGIIIPIESKHSKAKEDTSPSNNETGLKGGITIAVESEHSKEKEGTNSSPINEDLMVDTFLSNDITPASTKSDGEQLSGIHLQDLIGMIRNAEKNVHLLNLARIRALDDLGKIIEEKEALQTDINVLEMKLAETDGRLKMAAQEKIRVELLEDQLEKLRSELSSRGSSMEHVQDMNSAVSSSQIDAVNYFTQELELLRAENMSLKDELEVLKGDLVNVRETGHRIQMLEEERFSLESSLKEFEFKLAASQEDVSNISSLKSECKNLYEKVDSLQELLDNTTKHTDEAFKVLQQNQELRKKVDRLEESLSEANLYRLSAEKMQQYGELMQQKIKLLDERLQRSDADIHSYVQLYQDSMKEFQDTLSNLKEQINKRAEDEPVHDKPSEFWSNLLLMVDGWFLEKKILADEARLLREMIWNRERKICDAYLSSKEMNESEIITTFLRLVSSAPGERLHIIHIAAELAPVAKVGGLGDVLTGLSKALQRRGHLVELVLPKYDCMNYELIQDFKALDVPVESYFDGRLFKNKIWVGTVEGLPVYFIEPHHPSKFFWRGQFYGEHDDFKRFSFFSRAALELLLQAGKRPDIIHCHDWQTAFVAPLYWDLYVPKGLNSARICFTCHNFAYQGNAPASDLASCGLDVHQLNRQDRMQDNSSRDRINAVKGAIVFSNIVTTVSPTYAQEMLTPEGGWGLNSTLNLHSKKFVGILNGIDTDAWNPATDRFLKVQYHAYDTKGKAENKEGLRRYLGMSSANANQPLVACITRLVPQKGVHLIRHALYRTLELGGQFILLGSSPVAQIQREFEEIGNHFRNHEHARLVLKYDESLSHLIYAASDMFIIPSIFEPCGLTQMIAMRYGSIPIARKTGGLNDSVFDLDDNSIPVQYRNGFTFLTADEQGLNSALERAFYHYKNDPDGWKQLVQKDMNIDFSWDSSASLYEELYMKSVSRAKNAIRS